The segment TAAGCTTCACACTCTGAATTACAGCAGTTCCTTCAAATTCTCTGCATTATTTCTATGTccacaggggcggtggggtagccatgtggttagAGTGTTTGCTCATGATGCCaaagacatgggtttgattccccacatgggtgcaatgtgtaaagcccgttTCTGCAGTCCCCACTGTGttgtcgctggaatattgctaaaagtggcatgaaactaaactcactaacgtCTGTGGCCATAGATGTGACTGTAGAGGTACATGTAATTCTGTTAATTATTCTGACTTTGGGAAACCAGGTGACAGCAGTGTTGTTTTAAGGTTCATAATGAGCTTGATGACATTTGTTGCTGTACATCGGGTCAGTGTACCAGACACTGAAAGTTCATGTGAGGGTCACGGTGACCTGGCAATATGGAACATTGCCATAAGAACGGCTGATATGAAAACATCAGATTTGTGATTATGAATACTGGTTAGATCTCATAGGTTTTTAAAATTAAGCTTGAAACTCAAGGGTCCTTTTCATAAACCATTTGTTGAAAGGACCAGTAAAACTTATCTTGATTTGACATGTTAGAGAGGAAGAGATATTAGGATCCCTAGATTAaaacttagtctctgaataagtaaatttttgatagaaacaaataattccttttaaattgaaaatgagcccctgtgagatgggagattctgAACCtcgggaaatctagacttgcttcttttaAGGCTTTGTAGAAAGGTCTAGGCAGAAGGGACTGGGGCAGACTAGGATCTGTAAAACAACTCCTAGTTTGAATGTCTACTTGCTCAGCATTTGGTAGGGATAACCTGTTGTCATTCTGTTTAAATACACACTTGATATATTACCGGTATCAAAACAATTTTTTGGGTGTTTGTTATGGACAGATAAATATATCTCTTGCACAAGCAGGAGATCCATGTGGGAATTGGTCCTCATCATTCCATGCTTGGATTGGATGCTGGTAACTAGGTTTACATGTCGTCATATCCCACATGCTGATAGTCactgttgttaatcactggattgtctgatccagacctgAATTTTAACAGGCCattgccacatagctggaatattgcagcgtGCAGCATTAATCAATGAACCCAAAAATATTTTGCTGTTTTTATGTATAACAAACTAATAAACAATCAGTTGTGTCAGGATTGATGACTATCTTTCCATAAACTGTTAACCCATTTTGTAAGCAGGTTGCAGAGTCAGACGAACTTAGCCAGGAAACCATGGATACTGCCGTAGAACAACCAGTTCAGGAGCAGCCATCTTCAACAACGCCATCTGTTGAGGCTGACATTGAGCAAAGGGAGGTGACTCCGGTGGTGTCAGACAAGGAAGAAGTGGCTGTTCCAGACAGCACGTCAGAGACCAAATTAGAAGAAGACTTGGATACAAATGGAGATATCAGCGATGATGGATTGAACGGAGATATGGAAGACCTTTCGCTTAACAGAGAATCAGAATCTCCAGGTATTTAATGAGTAGAAATACATGTGGTAAGATGAAATGGGGTGTAATTTCGCCTTCCAGACTAGCGACGTGCATGCATATAAGTATTTGTGTGCATCTGCTTCAACTAGTCCAGACAAGGTCTATTTTATACTGCTTGTTCTTGGAGATACCATGCAGCAGTCATAACAGGTGACTACTGGGgttgtgtggtcaggcttgctaatttggttgacatgtgttaGTGTATCCCTATTACATGGATTGATGAtcgtgctgctgatcactggattgtcttgtccagactctatCATTTTCAAACcagtgccatatagctggaatattgcccagtgTAACATTAAAAAACGACCAACAATATATGCAGAAGGTTAAATTAAACTGGATACCCATTGCCAATACAATAGATTGATTCCATGATGACCTAGACTTGTCACTTTAATGTTATCATGGTTATGTTAATTGCAAGTGCCTTCTATGTAAGTTCTTTTGGTATAACACAACTGGAATTGAAATACTGACTTTACACTTTTTTGACAAAACTACAAGAGCAGTCAACCACTTCACCCTCTATGGTGTTTTTTTCTTACACCCACATTATAACATCTATTTGTCTTTTGCCATAGAAACCACCCCAGCAGTCGTTGACTCCACACAAGATACAAAGGCAGACAAGTCCAAGTCGCAGAACAGCAAGGTTTCCTCGACAACGGTTGCCAAGGGTGACAGTAAGTCTGACTCCTCCTCCTCCAAACCATCTGGCAAAAGCAAGAAGAAAGAGGACAAGAGTATAGGTAAAGATAATTGGGGACAGTATAGACAATGCCTCCCTGGTCCGTTACAGAGGTAACGTTGTCTGTTACATCGTCATGTTACAGGCATTACTGATTACACACTGTTACCATAGTTACTGATTCCCCTTACTTGAATAGATGTACTCACTGCATCACCAAGATATCATTCAAACCCATAACAGCTGAGTTTCACAATCTTGTGTGCAGTCTGAAATGACATTCAGTGGTCATCTATTTGTTATGTCATGCATAGCATTATTTTCGCTATGTGACAGAAAGCTGTAGCGAGTGaacgagtgaatgagtatgatgttgtgccgcttttagcaatatcatggcagtgtGCCCCGGAAGTATGCTTCACACAGTGTTCTCATGTGGATATTTGAACCCAGGTCCTCAGCATCATGAGCCAATGCTCCAGTAGGTTCCCCTAAGTCCCAGAGAGTAGTAAGTGGAAACGACTACCAGTAAATCTGATAAGCAGTTATATcagttgtgatggttatggtatGTCAGTGATCATGTAACTCCTGTTTACTTTGGATTCTACtttccccagggagctgagaatgaaCTTCATGCACACATGATCTACTGACCTGGGTGATCTGTTATGTTATAGTTATTCTGctattgttattgtttaaaaTTTCTGACAACTGGCAAGAATGGTCGAGGACTTAAGGGGTGGTGTGTATTCTAGTGgtgaagacccgagtttgattctccacttgggtaaaatgtgtgaaggccatatctggtgtcccatgctgtgatatttattgctggtatattgctagaagcgatgtaaaactaactcTCATTCATTCTAAGACTGCAGCCATTCTACCCTTAATGTTTCTACTGATCAAGTGGTGGTGTGGCTGCCTAGTGGCGAAAGATGTCGAACATTAAAGTTCCTGGTTAGATCCTCCAgatgggtgtaatgtgtgaagcccatttctggtgtcctacaCCATCATATTAATCAAATGTTGTTGAGAATGGCGTCACTCCACACATATTTGCACTAGCTTTATATGTTAGATGTTAAACACCAcaatctgcaatattccaaatatctGATGGAGATCTGAAGATAATATAGTCTTGATTAAGCATTCGTGAGACTAGTACAATTATTTCTAAGTAGAAAGGTAGGCTGTCCTAGATATTTAAGAGTTGTTTTATCAACAGGGACTTAAACTAGTTTTCTGTAACATGTGAGGCCAATGTTGTTATGTCCTATGAGTTAGTATTAATAGAATTAAATAAGTTTGCAGAAATGGTGCTGTTATGTTGTCATGGTTAACTGTTCTTCCTGTTGAGATGGATGTTTGTTCTCCCTAGAACATATCCTGCGAGCTCTCAACAGCCTACACACAACAGAGGAGAAGTTGGCAGCGctatgtaaaaaatatgctGATCTACATGAAGAGCATCGAGTCCTGCAGGCATCCTTCAAGCAGGCACAGAGGAAGATGGTTGTGGTACGTTGGTTGTGTGTAGGGTTGAGAGAGGTTCAGTGTATGGGTTGGGGAAGGGTTTGTAAGGTATTCATTGGGGTAGGGTGTGGGGGTAAGGCAGGTTCTGTGTATAGGGTAGGGAAGGATTTTGGGGTAAGGCAGGTTATGTGTATGTGATGAGGATGAGGCAGGTTCTGTGTATGTGATggagcagtctaagtaaacttttcctcagtacttttcgttacactccactgctGGGTCTAACAAAATCTTACAggaggtaacctttgagattgaccaatcagaacacagcttaccaaatcgcgaaagtgcacattcgcacataccttttgaaatttttatctcgaaaaggttaaTACCCAAACAATTCTGAAAGCTATTTATCCTACGCttgcttctgggtgatgcacacagcgaACGTACAACCAtaacaacagtgagtaaatagTCGCTGAGTAGGGTCAGCGTGTTGGATGGGATTCATAACAAAATCCTGAATGCTCCTACAGAAAAATTCTGAAACATGAATATGAATTGATGAGGGTTTTTTTAGAAGTAGTAATACCTGTCACTGCATTGAAAAACTGTTTGTATACAGACTGTTCGGGAGAAGGACCAACTTCAATCGGAGCATACCAAGGCTGTAATGGCTAAGTCCAAGCTGGAGAGTTTGTGTCGTGAGCTTCAGAAGCACAACAGGGTCATCAAGGTGAGGACCAGTAAAACCTGTAGGCTCATTTGGGGTATGAAAACTGAAAGCATGAAGACAAAATCAACAGGTCAGTTGGAATTGTGGGTAGACTCCCAGCAAACTTTTAAGAGGAAAAGGAAACAGATTGTGTGGTCGAGCTCGGTGATTGGTTGATTACATGGCCAGTAAGCGTATGGatactcataatatcaatcactagattgtctggtcaagacgctattttttacagaccgctgtcgtATATCTTGCTAGGTGTAATGTCAGAAACACTTGCAATGAAACAAACCTGGTTTTAACTGAAGAATTCTCTTTACTGGCCTAGCTGCAGTTAGCCTGGTAAACCAATCAAAAAGAATTTTGTTGAAGCCAGCAATATTGCTAGAAAGGGGTGTAAACCCATACTTTTTCCTTCTAATGATTTGTAAATCTAACTTGTCCTTATGGTCCCTATTATACTGGATCCAATCATCTCTTTGTACTTCAGGAGGAGAGTCTAACTCGGGCTAGAGAAGAGGATGAGAAAAGGAAGGAAATCTCAAATAAGTTTCAGGTAAACTAAGCCCCACTACACATGGCCTTCAAAGTCTACAAGCACAGTTAATATTGCACATCATGCTGAGTCAATTCCCCAAAGCGTAAAACCCTTTCCTGGTTCATTCTCTTTCTTACAAATGATTGTTGCTTCTGGATGTAGTTAATCTTTCTAAGGATGACAGAAAAAAAATTGATGTATTATGAAGGAATTGGGtgtttttatgaatatattctttttatgaatatattcattTGAATCGAATGACttatcaaatatcaaatgacacacatcacaaatatatttatttgttttcagcaaACAATTAGCGAGATCCAGAGTCAGATGACCGACAATCACGAACGCAACATCAAACTCCGAGAAGACAATACAGAACTGGCAGGGAAACTGAAGAAATTTGTAGAGCAATACGAACTACGGGAACAGGTACAGCCATTAATATTAGTGACGTTTTCACCAAGTGGAATAACTCTTACATGTTCTCAGCTATGCCCACTTACTTGGTCATTGTAAATGCATGAATTCATGAACTTGGCAGGTCACTTGTTAGATTACATTAATGTGACACATTGAGTGACATATGGCAATGTATCACTTGCTctgaatgtgtgcctgtgtTGTTCTGCAGCAAGTGGAGAAAATTGTGCAGCACAGAGAGCTGGAAAAACAGCTCGGGGAAGCCAAGCTGGCACAGGCCAACGCCATGTTAAAGGAACAGGAGGAGAGGTCCACAAAGGAGAGGGAGTTTGTAAGTCTTTGTGCACAGTTACCTCCCTCAGACATGCCAGAattctatgatcgtttgttcaAGTTCAAGATTTACGTTGAATATTATCCTTAGTTCCTTATTGGAACACTTGTAGGTTTCAGCAAAGTGTTAAACATCCAAGTCTTGCATTTCTAAGTATTTCTCTTCCTAGAATTGCATCCCTTAACTGTGACAAGGTCTTGTTTGGGTTTAAATGCAAATTGTTTCTTGAACATGATCATCTTTCTGTCATCATTTTGTGGATATGGCTGAAGTTGTAAATCATCTCCATCACTTGTCAGCTCACATTAACATATGGTACATATGGAGCCCagttcttgtgtcccctgcagagatattgctggaatattgttaaaaaccaGTATAAATCCAAACCTACTTACCTATCAGTTGGTCGATCTTTTGGTCCATGTAAAACagcagcatggtatctcagtagACGAAAACCGTAAAACTGACTAAAGGTGCAGTCTCACAGTTTGGCAGCATGTAGCATGCAACACAGTTGCAACGTGAGAACACCAAAGTGGTAATGATTTGAAATCGCATACAAGTAGCCATAGCTCAGGTGCAAGATTTAGGATTTATCCTTATTCCTACTACAAGTCACAAGCTCTCAACCACTCAAATTGCTTCGATCTCTGTCCACCTCACAGTGACATGTCCGACACACGACTGAAAGAAATGTCCAAATCTGACGTGTGTATGAAGAAAATTATTCAGTGACCTTGGATGTTCCTTTCCAAGCGATTGTTCCGCATAAGAATCCAGTTGCAGACCCACACCGATTTTGCCGTTTTCTTCTTCTGTTTTAGTAACTAAGATATGTTTATCGACATTAAGACTAGCATTTCTTCTTCATTCGAGAAATCCATGTCGCATAGTAATCTGTTAGAATCTTGCAAGATACAAGTTGTATGAAAAGCACACAAATAACAAAGTTGTTTCAATCTTTGTTGTTACTAGAAGTCATTGCTAGAACTGCTTTTAATTCGTGAGTGAAACTTTTCAACAATGATACAGGAATAGGTTTTCAAAACGTAACAGTCAAGAAAAAATAAGAACGATATGCTGACAGCAGAGTGTTCAACTCAGAGTGATGTCCCTTTTGTGTATGTTGACTTAAAAAGATCGCCCTAACCGGAACAGTAATAATATGTAGACTGACATTAACACTAGCACTTCTTCACtcaagacccatgaagatctggggtagaatagatcttcagcaatccatacttgccacaaaaggcaactatgcttctcataagaggcgactaacgggatgggtggtcaggtttggtggacacatgtcatcggttcccatttggacagattgatgctcatgctgttgatcactggattcagtgatccagactcagtaatttacagaccgccaccatatagctgaaatgagTCTATGTTGAGAGATACAAGTTGCATGTGGCTTAAAAAGTATTCAGATAGTTATGATCTTTGTTGCTATTTTGCTACAGGTTGTTCCTACAAGCACCATGAGAACACACCTTTAGTACCAACCGTTCAACACAAACTTCAATATCACTTAGTACAAtgctgaatgcagcattaaaCCTCATCACATTGCCTATGATTTCTGTCATATGTGAGAAaagtatttgaatatatttgaacatAACTCGTTCCATGTGATACTATCACTACGAGATTACTTTCAG is part of the Haliotis asinina isolate JCU_RB_2024 chromosome 6, JCU_Hal_asi_v2, whole genome shotgun sequence genome and harbors:
- the LOC137286379 gene encoding alpha-taxilin-like isoform X6 — translated: MDTAVEQPVQEQPSSTTPSVEADIEQREVTPVVSDKEEVAVPDSTSETKLEEDLDTNGDISDDGLNGDMEDLSLNRESESPETTPAVVDSTQDTKADKSKSQNSKVSSTTVAKGDSKSDSSSSKPSGKSKKKEDKSIEHILRALNSLHTTEEKLAALCKKYADLHEEHRVLQASFKQAQRKMVVTVREKDQLQSEHTKAVMAKSKLESLCRELQKHNRVIKEESLTRAREEDEKRKEISNKFQQTISEIQSQMTDNHERNIKLREDNTELAGKLKKFVEQYELREQQVEKIVQHRELEKQLGEAKLAQANAMLKEQEERSTKEREFLLLQTAEAQKKAHVLETQLTMYKERYEEFQSTINRSNEMFQKFKTEMDKMGKRIRKLEKEGAQWKAKWESSNRALIGMAEEKTKYDKEKGVLLTKVSKLESLCRALQSELHGKKSTLSAADVDLQQASDDKGEPTATPPNTPETTSRNSPVKDEEAPSESGEATPPVPPPSSSTAEQQSTTSKPSEQNPQEVKTAPEAVSESTSNEKAVSMVTENSLNKEEVSENSSETVSQEASKQEVITAEASKQEAVTEDPSKQGDGSGSTVEEYDITSVD
- the LOC137286379 gene encoding alpha-taxilin-like isoform X5; amino-acid sequence: MGPVLATSLWGVSGCAKFQVAESDELSQETMDTAVEQPVQEQPSSTTPSVEADIEQREVTPVVSDKEEVAVPDSTSETKLEEDLDTNGDISDDGLNGDMEDLSLNRESESPETTPAVVDSTQDTKADKSKSQNSKVSSTTVAKGDKHILRALNSLHTTEEKLAALCKKYADLHEEHRVLQASFKQAQRKMVVTVREKDQLQSEHTKAVMAKSKLESLCRELQKHNRVIKEESLTRAREEDEKRKEISNKFQQTISEIQSQMTDNHERNIKLREDNTELAGKLKKFVEQYELREQQVEKIVQHRELEKQLGEAKLAQANAMLKEQEERSTKEREFLLLQTAEAQKKAHVLETQLTMYKERYEEFQSTINRSNEMFQKFKTEMDKMGKRIRKLEKEGAQWKAKWESSNRALIGMAEEKTKYDKEKGVLLTKVSKLESLCRALQSELHGKKSTLSAADVDLQQASDDKGEPTATPPNTPETTSRNSPVKDEEAPSESGEATPPVPPPSSSTAEQQSTTSKPSEQNPQEVKTAPEAVSESTSNEKAVSMVTENSLNKEEVSENSSETVSQEASKQEVITAEASKQEAVTEDPSKQGDGSGSTVEEYDITSVD
- the LOC137286379 gene encoding alpha-taxilin-like isoform X1, with the protein product MGPVLATSLWGVSGCAKFQVAESDELSQETMDTAVEQPVQEQPSSTTPSVEADIEQREVTPVVSDKEEVAVPDSTSETKLEEDLDTNGDISDDGLNGDMEDLSLNRESESPETTPAVVDSTQDTKADKSKSQNSKVSSTTVAKGDSKSDSSSSKPSGKSKKKEDKSIEHILRALNSLHTTEEKLAALCKKYADLHEEHRVLQASFKQAQRKMVVTVREKDQLQSEHTKAVMAKSKLESLCRELQKHNRVIKEESLTRAREEDEKRKEISNKFQQTISEIQSQMTDNHERNIKLREDNTELAGKLKKFVEQYELREQQVEKIVQHRELEKQLGEAKLAQANAMLKEQEERSTKEREFLLLQTAEAQKKAHVLETQLTMYKERYEEFQSTINRSNEMFQKFKTEMDKMGKRIRKLEKEGAQWKAKWESSNRALIGMAEEKTKYDKEKGVLLTKVSKLESLCRALQSELHGKKSTLSAADVDLQQASDDKGEPTATPPNTPETTSRNSPVKDEEAPSESGEATPPVPPPSSSTAEQQSTTSKPSEQNPQEVKTAPEAVSESTSNEKAVSMVTENSLNKEEVSENSSETVSQEASKQEVITAEASKQEAVTEDPSKQGDGSGSTVEEYDITSVD
- the LOC137286379 gene encoding alpha-taxilin-like isoform X9, whose amino-acid sequence is MDTAVEQPVQEQPSSTTPSVEADIEQREVTPVVSDKEEVAVPDSTSETKLEEDLDTNGDISDDGLNGDMEDLSLNRESESPETTPAVVDSTQDTKADKSKSQNSKVSSTTVAKGDKHILRALNSLHTTEEKLAALCKKYADLHEEHRVLQASFKQAQRKMVVTVREKDQLQSEHTKAVMAKSKLESLCRELQKHNRVIKEESLTRAREEDEKRKEISNKFQQTISEIQSQMTDNHERNIKLREDNTELAGKLKKFVEQYELREQQVEKIVQHRELEKQLGEAKLAQANAMLKEQEERSTKEREFLLLQTAEAQKKAHVLETQLTMYKERYEEFQSTINRSNEMFQKFKTEMDKMGKRIRKLEKEGAQWKAKWESSNRALIGMAEEKTKYDKEKGVLLTKVSKLESLCRALQSELHGKKSTLSAADDLQQASDDKGEPTATPPNTPETTSRNSPVKDEEAPSESGEATPPVPPPSSSTAEQQSTTSKPSEQNPQEVKTAPEAVSESTSNEKAVSMVTENSLNKEEVSENSSETVSQEASKQEVITAEASKQEAVTEDPSKQGDGSGSTVEEYDITSVD
- the LOC137286379 gene encoding alpha-taxilin-like isoform X4; amino-acid sequence: MGPVLATSLWGVSGCAKFVAESDELSQETMDTAVEQPVQEQPSSTTPSVEADIEQREVTPVVSDKEEVAVPDSTSETKLEEDLDTNGDISDDGLNGDMEDLSLNRESESPETTPAVVDSTQDTKADKSKSQNSKVSSTTVAKGDSKSDSSSSKPSGKSKKKEDKSIEHILRALNSLHTTEEKLAALCKKYADLHEEHRVLQASFKQAQRKMVVTVREKDQLQSEHTKAVMAKSKLESLCRELQKHNRVIKEESLTRAREEDEKRKEISNKFQQTISEIQSQMTDNHERNIKLREDNTELAGKLKKFVEQYELREQQVEKIVQHRELEKQLGEAKLAQANAMLKEQEERSTKEREFLLLQTAEAQKKAHVLETQLTMYKERYEEFQSTINRSNEMFQKFKTEMDKMGKRIRKLEKEGAQWKAKWESSNRALIGMAEEKTKYDKEKGVLLTKVSKLESLCRALQSELHGKKSTLSAADDLQQASDDKGEPTATPPNTPETTSRNSPVKDEEAPSESGEATPPVPPPSSSTAEQQSTTSKPSEQNPQEVKTAPEAVSESTSNEKAVSMVTENSLNKEEVSENSSETVSQEASKQEVITAEASKQEAVTEDPSKQGDGSGSTVEEYDITSVD
- the LOC137286379 gene encoding alpha-taxilin-like isoform X3; the encoded protein is MGPVLATSLWGVSGCAKFQVAESDELSQETMDTAVEQPVQEQPSSTTPSVEADIEQREVTPVVSDKEEVAVPDSTSETKLEEDLDTNGDISDDGLNGDMEDLSLNRESESPETTPAVVDSTQDTKADKSKSQNSKVSSTTVAKGDSKSDSSSSKPSGKSKKKEDKSIEHILRALNSLHTTEEKLAALCKKYADLHEEHRVLQASFKQAQRKMVVTVREKDQLQSEHTKAVMAKSKLESLCRELQKHNRVIKEESLTRAREEDEKRKEISNKFQQTISEIQSQMTDNHERNIKLREDNTELAGKLKKFVEQYELREQQVEKIVQHRELEKQLGEAKLAQANAMLKEQEERSTKEREFLLLQTAEAQKKAHVLETQLTMYKERYEEFQSTINRSNEMFQKFKTEMDKMGKRIRKLEKEGAQWKAKWESSNRALIGMAEEKTKYDKEKGVLLTKVSKLESLCRALQSELHGKKSTLSAADDLQQASDDKGEPTATPPNTPETTSRNSPVKDEEAPSESGEATPPVPPPSSSTAEQQSTTSKPSEQNPQEVKTAPEAVSESTSNEKAVSMVTENSLNKEEVSENSSETVSQEASKQEVITAEASKQEAVTEDPSKQGDGSGSTVEEYDITSVD
- the LOC137286379 gene encoding alpha-taxilin-like isoform X7, which translates into the protein MDTAVEQPVQEQPSSTTPSVEADIEQREVTPVVSDKEEVAVPDSTSETKLEEDLDTNGDISDDGLNGDMEDLSLNRESESPETTPAVVDSTQDTKADKSKSQNSKVSSTTVAKGDSKSDSSSSKPSGKSKKKEDKSIEHILRALNSLHTTEEKLAALCKKYADLHEEHRVLQASFKQAQRKMVVTVREKDQLQSEHTKAVMAKSKLESLCRELQKHNRVIKEESLTRAREEDEKRKEISNKFQQTISEIQSQMTDNHERNIKLREDNTELAGKLKKFVEQYELREQQVEKIVQHRELEKQLGEAKLAQANAMLKEQEERSTKEREFLLLQTAEAQKKAHVLETQLTMYKERYEEFQSTINRSNEMFQKFKTEMDKMGKRIRKLEKEGAQWKAKWESSNRALIGMAEEKTKYDKEKGVLLTKVSKLESLCRALQSELHGKKSTLSAADDLQQASDDKGEPTATPPNTPETTSRNSPVKDEEAPSESGEATPPVPPPSSSTAEQQSTTSKPSEQNPQEVKTAPEAVSESTSNEKAVSMVTENSLNKEEVSENSSETVSQEASKQEVITAEASKQEAVTEDPSKQGDGSGSTVEEYDITSVD
- the LOC137286379 gene encoding alpha-taxilin-like isoform X8 gives rise to the protein MDTAVEQPVQEQPSSTTPSVEADIEQREVTPVVSDKEEVAVPDSTSETKLEEDLDTNGDISDDGLNGDMEDLSLNRESESPETTPAVVDSTQDTKADKSKSQNSKVSSTTVAKGDKHILRALNSLHTTEEKLAALCKKYADLHEEHRVLQASFKQAQRKMVVTVREKDQLQSEHTKAVMAKSKLESLCRELQKHNRVIKEESLTRAREEDEKRKEISNKFQQTISEIQSQMTDNHERNIKLREDNTELAGKLKKFVEQYELREQQVEKIVQHRELEKQLGEAKLAQANAMLKEQEERSTKEREFLLLQTAEAQKKAHVLETQLTMYKERYEEFQSTINRSNEMFQKFKTEMDKMGKRIRKLEKEGAQWKAKWESSNRALIGMAEEKTKYDKEKGVLLTKVSKLESLCRALQSELHGKKSTLSAADVDLQQASDDKGEPTATPPNTPETTSRNSPVKDEEAPSESGEATPPVPPPSSSTAEQQSTTSKPSEQNPQEVKTAPEAVSESTSNEKAVSMVTENSLNKEEVSENSSETVSQEASKQEVITAEASKQEAVTEDPSKQGDGSGSTVEEYDITSVD
- the LOC137286379 gene encoding alpha-taxilin-like isoform X2, whose translation is MGPVLATSLWGVSGCAKFVAESDELSQETMDTAVEQPVQEQPSSTTPSVEADIEQREVTPVVSDKEEVAVPDSTSETKLEEDLDTNGDISDDGLNGDMEDLSLNRESESPETTPAVVDSTQDTKADKSKSQNSKVSSTTVAKGDSKSDSSSSKPSGKSKKKEDKSIEHILRALNSLHTTEEKLAALCKKYADLHEEHRVLQASFKQAQRKMVVTVREKDQLQSEHTKAVMAKSKLESLCRELQKHNRVIKEESLTRAREEDEKRKEISNKFQQTISEIQSQMTDNHERNIKLREDNTELAGKLKKFVEQYELREQQVEKIVQHRELEKQLGEAKLAQANAMLKEQEERSTKEREFLLLQTAEAQKKAHVLETQLTMYKERYEEFQSTINRSNEMFQKFKTEMDKMGKRIRKLEKEGAQWKAKWESSNRALIGMAEEKTKYDKEKGVLLTKVSKLESLCRALQSELHGKKSTLSAADVDLQQASDDKGEPTATPPNTPETTSRNSPVKDEEAPSESGEATPPVPPPSSSTAEQQSTTSKPSEQNPQEVKTAPEAVSESTSNEKAVSMVTENSLNKEEVSENSSETVSQEASKQEVITAEASKQEAVTEDPSKQGDGSGSTVEEYDITSVD